From Saprospiraceae bacterium, one genomic window encodes:
- a CDS encoding carboxymuconolactone decarboxylase family protein, whose translation MKTYYNPEDLKKFGNVSEFEPNLAKKYFDYYGDVFKTGALTEREKSLIALAVAHTIQCPYCIDAYTVDTLEKGCDETQLMEAVHVAVAIRGGASLVHSVQMMNKVKEVSM comes from the coding sequence ATGAAAACATACTACAATCCGGAAGACCTTAAGAAATTTGGGAATGTCTCAGAATTTGAACCCAATCTTGCAAAAAAGTATTTTGATTATTATGGAGATGTGTTTAAAACCGGAGCTCTGACCGAAAGGGAAAAAAGCTTAATCGCACTTGCAGTGGCACACACCATCCAGTGCCCTTATTGCATTGATGCTTATACGGTGGATACCCTTGAAAAAGGTTGTGATGAAACACAACTCATGGAAGCGGTGCATGTGGCTGTAGCCATCAGAGGAGGCGCTTCTTTGGTACACAGCGTGCAAATGATGAATAAGGTGAAAGAAGTAAGCATGTAA
- a CDS encoding gliding motility-associated C-terminal domain-containing protein: MFLHINIASDRFGKIWISGDDGIVKIDPPSTFYEYKGPFNLADYNYVNGNFINGKFYALMSNQNRFIDEEYFFEIDTTDASITRKILTQKRLTWGFSGFIPVHLSCGVSYFLVYRASNSTFYYLDPHDGQYYFICEIPKKEGGFLGPTGGASEWMFDPNDCDVFIDLDINNSSGDMLNGYTTKLGCFDQEIYITDQDVDVYSDYGIMDSIQISLLNPLDAADEFLSISFWPAATHISSLHSIRIFPLPSTVNRDFWQIIRSVKYHNEACSPTIGLRQVRFIAYKNGITDTAFASIYLDTPFYNAGQNDTIYICRNDHSLIILESHLGSCYSSAGHWSNVTGIYNPAFDSSGIYTYTVGDSICGYDTSHILIEFLNPPNFDLGPDIAVCEGNTVELKVPNSLQVIWQDGSQSNQYLVYQTGVYSVQILNELGCKIEDSIFIQFLPNLLTEIKIEICVEDSFLYKGKYYHTGETVHDTISSMNSCDTIYKIQVSALAKPTLSIIGDSLICPGARANLTGLGNGHFNWSTLETSSSISVPEGKYSMTVTNVNGCTNTAVHQVQQAPEILYDAELYDPMCNGDLGSIAVQASGGIAPVRFFLNGMESRSGWFDQLTPGLYILRITDLLGCEKADTIQILSASAFDVDITDKVELDEGSSVLIKYQTIAGFLSNLQIIPDDGGIVMEGSELRIFGQADREYTIRFIDHQGCEIERKLLIRIRRNIEIYVPNAFSPNGDHINDFWQPVIGNAWTLRYVSVYDRYGSEVFHSSNATFFWDGRSKGQDLLPGVYVWHLSLRSFSGEEKEMYGELTLVR; encoded by the coding sequence TTGTTTTTACACATAAATATAGCTAGCGATCGATTTGGAAAAATATGGATCTCCGGTGATGATGGAATTGTAAAAATTGATCCTCCTTCTACCTTTTATGAATACAAGGGACCCTTTAATCTTGCAGATTATAATTACGTAAATGGTAATTTCATTAACGGCAAGTTTTATGCATTGATGTCAAATCAAAACCGCTTTATTGATGAAGAGTACTTTTTTGAGATTGACACAACAGATGCTTCTATTACAAGAAAAATACTTACCCAAAAAAGATTAACTTGGGGTTTCAGTGGCTTTATACCAGTTCATTTAAGCTGTGGTGTTAGCTATTTTTTAGTTTATCGAGCCAGTAATTCGACATTTTACTATTTAGATCCACATGACGGACAATACTATTTTATTTGTGAGATTCCTAAAAAAGAAGGAGGCTTTTTAGGACCTACTGGCGGTGCATCAGAATGGATGTTTGATCCGAACGACTGTGATGTATTTATTGATCTGGATATCAACAATAGCAGTGGGGATATGCTTAATGGGTATACTACAAAGTTGGGATGCTTTGATCAGGAAATATATATCACGGACCAGGATGTGGATGTATATTCTGATTATGGCATCATGGATTCTATTCAGATCAGTTTGCTCAATCCTTTAGATGCAGCAGATGAGTTTTTAAGTATTTCATTCTGGCCTGCTGCCACGCATATCTCTAGTCTTCATAGTATTCGCATTTTTCCACTTCCATCCACTGTCAATAGAGATTTTTGGCAAATCATTAGATCTGTAAAGTATCACAATGAAGCTTGCTCACCTACGATTGGGCTGCGACAAGTTCGATTTATTGCTTACAAGAACGGAATTACTGATACTGCGTTTGCTTCTATTTATCTGGATACTCCATTTTACAATGCAGGACAAAATGATACGATCTACATTTGTCGAAATGATCACTCCCTGATCATTCTAGAATCTCACTTGGGTTCTTGTTATTCATCTGCCGGACATTGGTCTAATGTTACTGGAATATATAACCCAGCTTTTGATTCTTCCGGGATTTATACATATACTGTTGGGGATTCTATCTGTGGATATGATACCTCACATATTTTAATTGAGTTTTTAAATCCTCCCAACTTTGATTTAGGTCCAGATATCGCAGTTTGTGAAGGAAATACAGTTGAATTGAAGGTACCTAATAGTCTTCAAGTGATCTGGCAGGATGGATCACAGTCCAATCAATATTTGGTTTACCAAACAGGAGTTTACAGCGTCCAAATTTTGAACGAATTAGGTTGTAAAATTGAAGATTCCATTTTTATTCAATTTCTACCAAATCTTCTCACAGAAATAAAAATCGAAATTTGTGTAGAAGATAGTTTCCTTTACAAGGGTAAATACTATCATACTGGTGAAACGGTGCATGATACGATTTCATCTATGAATAGTTGTGACACTATATATAAGATTCAAGTATCTGCATTGGCAAAACCTACCCTGTCCATTATAGGAGATAGTTTAATCTGCCCTGGAGCAAGAGCCAATCTAACCGGCCTAGGAAATGGGCATTTTAATTGGTCGACTTTGGAAACAAGTAGCAGTATCAGTGTACCTGAAGGCAAATATTCAATGACCGTCACGAACGTCAATGGCTGCACCAATACGGCAGTACATCAAGTGCAACAAGCACCAGAAATCTTGTATGATGCAGAGCTGTATGATCCAATGTGCAATGGAGATTTAGGGAGCATCGCTGTACAAGCATCGGGAGGTATAGCGCCGGTCAGATTTTTCTTAAACGGAATGGAATCCAGATCAGGATGGTTTGATCAGTTGACTCCTGGTTTGTATATTTTAAGAATAACCGACTTGTTGGGTTGTGAAAAAGCCGACACCATTCAAATATTGTCTGCGTCTGCGTTTGATGTGGACATCACCGATAAGGTAGAACTGGATGAAGGGTCGAGTGTATTGATTAAATACCAGACTATTGCAGGATTTCTCAGCAATCTGCAAATCATACCTGATGATGGCGGAATCGTGATGGAGGGCTCAGAACTAAGGATCTTTGGACAGGCTGACCGCGAGTACACTATCCGATTTATTGACCATCAGGGTTGCGAAATCGAAAGGAAATTATTGATTCGCATCCGTAGAAATATTGAAATTTATGTTCCCAATGCCTTCTCTCCCAACGGAGATCATATCAACGATTTTTGGCAACCAGTCATCGGCAATGCATGGACTCTCCGCTATGTGTCCGTTTATGATCGCTATGGCTCAGAGGTTTTTCACAGCAGCAACGCAACTTTCTTTTGGGATGGTCGCAGCAAAGGCCAAGATCTACTACCCGGAGTCTATGTCTGGCATTTAAGTTTAAGATCTTTCTCAGGAGAAGAGAAGGAAATGTATGGAGAGCTGACCTTGGTGAGGTAG
- a CDS encoding DUF547 domain-containing protein, whose product MISPKWTLSCIMLLFSSWNSFSQPQHKEWTRLLQKYVSSDGVVDYKGFQKDSHQLNQYLKTLESTPPRSSWSDQKKIAYWINAYNAYTIQLVIRHYPIMSIKEIGGKIPFVNSSWDIKFITIGSEHLDLNNIEHSKLRKNFKDPRLHMALVCASKSCPILLNEAYDENSLDAQLDAQSRKFLSDAYRNSFTNNEAEISMIFKWYHSDFGGSTGVRKFIKKFGPASVHTNQLKIKYRDYDWGLNGG is encoded by the coding sequence ATGATTTCTCCCAAATGGACTTTAAGCTGCATAATGCTTCTATTCAGCAGTTGGAATTCCTTTTCTCAACCCCAACATAAAGAATGGACCCGTTTGTTGCAAAAATATGTTTCCTCCGATGGTGTCGTTGATTATAAAGGATTTCAAAAAGACAGCCATCAACTCAATCAATATTTAAAAACACTTGAGTCCACACCACCCAGATCCTCCTGGTCTGATCAAAAAAAGATCGCTTACTGGATCAACGCCTACAATGCCTATACCATTCAACTTGTAATTCGTCATTATCCCATCATGAGCATAAAAGAAATTGGTGGTAAAATTCCATTTGTCAATTCGAGTTGGGATATCAAATTTATTACCATTGGTTCGGAGCATCTGGATCTAAACAACATCGAACACAGCAAACTTCGTAAAAACTTCAAGGATCCCAGACTGCACATGGCCTTGGTTTGTGCATCCAAATCATGTCCGATTCTTCTCAACGAAGCTTATGATGAAAATTCGCTCGATGCGCAATTGGATGCCCAAAGCAGAAAATTTTTATCCGATGCTTACAGAAATTCTTTTACCAATAATGAGGCCGAAATATCCATGATTTTTAAATGGTATCATTCTGATTTTGGCGGCAGCACTGGGGTAAGAAAATTTATTAAAAAATTTGGCCCTGCTTCTGTTCATACAAATCAGCTTAAGATAAAATACAGAGATTATGATTGGGGGTTGAATGGAGGATGA
- a CDS encoding TIGR04283 family arsenosugar biosynthesis glycosyltransferase: protein MYLSIVIPTLNEERYILRILNYLRRHTDPKSCEIILCDGGSSDQTVALARNFGCITILDQLPACRAIQMNHGAMKARGEVLYFVHADVLPPDSFYSDIKSNYQAGHLFGMYRQTFEGGSFLLNINSFFTRFDFEWTRGGDQTLYVQKKLFDELNGYDETMVIMEEYELLRRLRKKSKLRIMPNYTLVSTRKYTTNSYWRVLLANRNAFKMFLKNENPDKILRTYKSFLYPY from the coding sequence ATGTATCTGAGCATCGTCATTCCCACATTGAATGAAGAAAGATACATTCTCCGCATATTGAATTATTTAAGAAGACATACAGATCCAAAATCTTGCGAAATAATTTTATGCGATGGAGGCAGTTCCGATCAAACTGTAGCCTTGGCTAGAAATTTTGGATGCATTACTATACTTGATCAATTGCCGGCCTGCAGGGCGATTCAAATGAACCATGGTGCGATGAAGGCCCGCGGAGAGGTTCTCTACTTTGTGCACGCCGATGTGCTTCCACCTGACAGTTTTTATTCTGATATTAAATCCAATTATCAAGCTGGACACTTATTTGGAATGTACCGCCAGACATTTGAAGGAGGAAGTTTTCTTTTAAACATCAATTCATTTTTTACACGCTTCGATTTCGAATGGACGCGAGGTGGTGACCAAACCTTGTATGTGCAGAAAAAATTGTTTGATGAGCTGAATGGTTATGATGAAACCATGGTGATCATGGAAGAATATGAACTTCTTCGACGTTTGCGCAAGAAATCCAAACTTCGGATTATGCCCAATTATACCTTGGTCTCAACCCGCAAGTATACTACAAACTCCTACTGGAGAGTCCTCCTGGCAAATCGGAATGCTTTTAAAATGTTTTTGAAAAATGAGAATCCGGATAAGATTCTAAGAACATATAAGTCTTTTCTATATCCTTATTGA
- a CDS encoding T9SS type A sorting domain-containing protein — MKQSSNFSIRFTSLCIGIFFFFSTHFISAQPSPCDDFKCHKNVNLTIQRGEIRPIDLSDFLVNGVCPDHNYRLTIYKDGKYLPLTEISYHFPAEFNYNIFDVNLHQGCNGTVNLSFIDCDTNEPPQKGVNKFSELLCLEFSNYKNIPFNVPEHVSIVIENKKILAYDWAKCGPVELKIVREITNPGGCAYDFGAKYYRTWSTSWPDKKTYFFMDSVTYLKFRIDSFLVLPNFDNVQNPGFDFEDKSWVRDKKNHPNGAETSLNFFDKWSCSNVSKTYNDKILEINKVDSCHSLKIIEREWTVIDWCTGEILGYPQIIHLIDIDDQEVPSIVCPSGIIEFVLPKSNLLNVNANELGLTSTDNCGINIYTFDRNVLDTFKTFTLSDTGIVHDIEVWVHDHKGNRASCMIKILIKADLSLDVFDPSISQNVKIYPNPFTDELSIDTKEFRGPVQVDIFDVLGKQIWRSNILIESQGPTSIRPSGLREGAVYTLTLKNQDQSSSARIIKW, encoded by the coding sequence ATGAAACAGTCTTCAAATTTTTCGATCAGATTTACCTCTTTGTGCATTGGAATATTTTTCTTTTTTTCAACCCATTTTATTTCAGCCCAGCCTTCGCCGTGCGATGATTTTAAATGTCATAAAAATGTCAATCTCACCATCCAGAGGGGCGAAATTAGACCCATCGATCTGTCCGATTTTTTAGTGAATGGCGTATGTCCCGATCACAACTATAGGTTGACCATCTATAAAGATGGAAAGTATCTGCCCCTTACTGAAATCAGCTACCATTTTCCTGCTGAATTCAATTATAATATTTTTGATGTAAACCTTCACCAAGGTTGCAATGGTACTGTAAATTTAAGCTTTATAGATTGTGATACCAATGAGCCCCCTCAGAAAGGCGTTAATAAATTTTCTGAATTGCTTTGTTTAGAATTTTCCAATTATAAAAATATTCCCTTCAATGTGCCCGAACACGTGAGCATAGTGATTGAAAATAAAAAAATATTGGCCTATGATTGGGCTAAGTGTGGTCCTGTAGAACTAAAAATCGTCAGAGAAATTACGAATCCCGGAGGTTGTGCATATGATTTTGGAGCGAAGTATTATAGAACCTGGTCAACCAGCTGGCCTGATAAAAAGACCTATTTCTTTATGGACAGCGTTACCTATCTTAAATTTAGAATTGATTCATTTTTGGTATTACCCAATTTTGATAATGTCCAAAACCCTGGGTTTGATTTTGAGGATAAAAGCTGGGTTCGGGATAAAAAAAATCATCCAAATGGTGCTGAAACAAGTTTAAATTTTTTTGATAAATGGTCCTGCTCCAATGTGTCAAAAACTTATAATGACAAAATTTTAGAAATTAATAAAGTGGATTCTTGCCACAGTCTAAAAATAATTGAAAGGGAGTGGACGGTGATTGATTGGTGCACAGGTGAAATCTTAGGATATCCTCAAATTATTCATTTAATAGACATTGACGATCAGGAAGTTCCCAGCATTGTATGCCCGTCCGGGATCATTGAATTTGTCTTGCCAAAATCGAATTTATTGAATGTGAATGCAAATGAACTGGGACTCACTTCCACCGACAACTGTGGCATCAACATTTATACCTTTGACAGAAATGTTTTAGATACTTTTAAGACATTTACTTTGAGCGATACGGGGATTGTTCATGACATTGAAGTTTGGGTGCACGATCATAAAGGAAATAGAGCAAGCTGCATGATTAAAATTTTGATAAAAGCGGATCTTTCGTTGGACGTATTTGATCCTTCTATTTCCCAAAATGTAAAAATTTATCCCAATCCATTTACGGATGAATTGTCCATTGATACCAAAGAATTCCGTGGACCCGTGCAAGTGGACATATTTGATGTGTTGGGTAAACAAATTTGGAGGTCAAATATTTTAATAGAATCTCAAGGTCCAACCAGTATTCGACCTTCCGGATTACGAGAGGGCGCAGTCTACACTTTGACCTTGAAAAATCAGGATCAATCGTCCTCAGCGAGAATTATCAAATGGTGA
- a CDS encoding ferritin, producing the protein MLNKDLERALNEQILKEAEASFSYLSMAVWCDHKGLEGSARFFYRQANEERLHMMKLISYMLEMDTHPMVPSIQVSTNDFPSVQSIFERTLAQEQSVTQSIHNIITLANKDNDYATQNFLQWYVAEQREEESMIRKILDKINLIGEGPMTLYYIDKEMERINQEIVAQEGETPA; encoded by the coding sequence ATGTTAAACAAAGATTTGGAAAGAGCCCTCAATGAGCAAATTTTAAAGGAAGCAGAAGCCAGTTTTTCCTATTTGAGTATGGCTGTATGGTGCGATCACAAAGGATTGGAAGGAAGTGCCCGTTTTTTTTACCGACAAGCCAACGAAGAAAGATTGCACATGATGAAGCTCATCAGCTATATGCTTGAAATGGACACCCATCCAATGGTTCCATCCATTCAAGTATCTACCAACGATTTTCCATCCGTGCAGTCGATTTTCGAAAGAACCCTTGCCCAGGAGCAATCTGTCACCCAATCCATTCATAACATCATTACCCTCGCCAATAAAGACAACGATTATGCCACCCAAAATTTTCTCCAATGGTATGTGGCTGAACAAAGGGAGGAAGAGTCTATGATCCGAAAAATTCTGGATAAGATAAACTTGATTGGAGAAGGACCGATGACCTTGTATTACATCGACAAGGAAATGGAGAGAATTAATCAGGAAATCGTGGCTCAAGAGGGGGAAACTCCCGCCTAA
- a CDS encoding low molecular weight phosphotyrosine protein phosphatase, producing the protein MAMKILMVCLGNICRSPMAHGLMEEEINRLGLDWLVDSAGTNGYHDGEAPDPRAIKTMKDKGFDISAQISRKIQANDLEQFDLIVCMDSSIQRQILNTFKGHPNLSRVRRIMEFAKDQEHLEVKDPYYDNGFEEAYQRIRMGVGGIIHSYCKQN; encoded by the coding sequence ATGGCTATGAAAATATTAATGGTTTGTCTTGGAAATATCTGTAGGTCTCCAATGGCACATGGGTTGATGGAAGAGGAAATCAATCGCTTGGGACTGGACTGGTTGGTCGATTCTGCAGGAACCAATGGTTATCATGATGGAGAAGCTCCTGATCCAAGAGCCATCAAAACCATGAAGGACAAAGGGTTTGATATTTCAGCCCAAATTTCTAGAAAGATTCAAGCGAATGATTTGGAGCAATTTGATTTGATCGTGTGTATGGATTCTTCGATCCAGCGTCAAATTTTGAATACTTTCAAGGGACATCCAAATTTAAGCAGAGTTAGGAGAATCATGGAGTTTGCCAAAGATCAGGAACATTTAGAAGTAAAAGATCCGTATTATGACAATGGCTTTGAAGAAGCATACCAAAGAATTAGAATGGGTGTGGGCGGAATCATCCACAGTTATTGTAAACAAAACTGA
- the arsS gene encoding arsenosugar biosynthesis radical SAM protein ArsS (Some members of this family are selenoproteins.): MNSSTKSLKSRHNALSDSYYQLQVIASTAQNGDSHKQFAHKLEESGLFPLRPTALEIFQMNLGKMCNQTCKHCHVDAGPDRKEIMDIETMRLCLQAIQASDVHTVDLTGGAPEMNPHFRWLVEELSKLNIQKIIVRCNLTIILANKKYHDLPQFFKNHKVEVVSSLPFYNSIRTDAQRGDGVFEKSIEALRMLNAVGYGIESSGLNLHLVYNPSGAFLPPSQLTLEAEFKKRLLEQFGVSFNSLYTITNLPISRFLEYLMDSGNYQEYMDKLIQAYNPIAAANVMCRNTISVGWDGYLYDCDFNQMLDLKVEHNIQHVRNFSQSDLQERSIVINQHCYGCTAGAGSSCGGATAN; this comes from the coding sequence ATGAATTCATCGACCAAGTCTTTAAAAAGTAGGCACAATGCCTTGTCAGATTCTTATTACCAATTGCAGGTAATCGCGTCTACCGCTCAAAATGGGGATTCACACAAGCAATTCGCCCACAAGCTGGAAGAGTCCGGACTCTTTCCCCTTCGGCCTACTGCTCTGGAGATTTTTCAGATGAATCTTGGCAAAATGTGCAATCAGACCTGCAAACATTGTCATGTGGATGCTGGTCCTGATCGCAAAGAAATCATGGACATAGAAACGATGCGACTTTGTCTTCAGGCCATTCAAGCATCCGATGTACACACCGTCGATCTCACGGGTGGCGCTCCCGAGATGAACCCACATTTCAGATGGTTGGTGGAAGAATTGTCCAAATTGAACATCCAAAAGATCATTGTCAGATGCAATCTCACCATTATTCTAGCCAATAAGAAGTACCACGATCTGCCTCAATTTTTTAAAAATCACAAGGTCGAAGTGGTCTCTTCACTCCCATTTTACAATTCAATCAGGACCGATGCCCAAAGGGGTGATGGCGTGTTTGAAAAATCCATAGAAGCATTGAGGATGCTCAATGCAGTGGGATATGGAATAGAAAGCAGCGGCTTAAATCTTCATCTCGTGTACAATCCCAGCGGAGCATTTTTACCTCCTTCACAATTAACATTGGAGGCAGAATTTAAAAAAAGGCTTTTGGAGCAATTTGGAGTATCATTTAATTCCCTGTACACCATCACCAATCTTCCCATCTCCAGATTCTTGGAATATTTGATGGATTCGGGCAACTATCAGGAATACATGGACAAACTCATTCAGGCTTACAATCCGATAGCGGCAGCCAATGTCATGTGCAGAAATACGATTTCGGTAGGATGGGATGGCTATTTGTACGATTGCGATTTTAACCAAATGCTGGATTTAAAAGTAGAACATAACATCCAACATGTCCGAAATTTTAGTCAGTCAGATTTACAGGAACGGAGCATTGTAATAAATCAACATTGCTATGGTTGTACAGCCGGAGCTGGCAGCAGTTGTGGAGGAGCGACTGCCAATTAA
- a CDS encoding four helix bundle protein, giving the protein MRNFRNYDIWKDGITLCKLVYKLIETFPKIERFNLTSQIMHSTCSVPSNIAEGTSRSSQKELNHYLEISLGSLFELETQLIICLEFGYISLEQFHSIEEPIQSLQKRISGFISTINKKE; this is encoded by the coding sequence ATGCGTAATTTTAGAAATTATGATATTTGGAAAGATGGAATAACTTTATGTAAATTGGTCTATAAATTGATAGAAACATTTCCAAAAATTGAGAGATTTAATTTAACAAGTCAGATCATGCATTCAACATGTTCTGTTCCCTCCAACATAGCAGAGGGAACATCAAGGTCATCTCAAAAGGAATTAAACCATTATTTAGAAATATCACTTGGTTCACTATTTGAGTTAGAAACACAATTAATCATTTGTTTGGAATTTGGTTATATTTCACTAGAACAATTTCATAGTATAGAAGAGCCAATCCAATCTTTGCAAAAACGAATTAGTGGCTTTATTTCTACAATTAATAAAAAGGAATGA
- a CDS encoding OmpA family protein: MRKLLLVISGLLLAQLFVLAQRDTTTIYLINGSFEGSPRCCSTPDGWIDCGFKTESPPDVQPAPPPAEPLFGVTKDAYHGQTYLGMVARENDTYERVSQHLSAPLRKGRCYVFSIHLMKSPIYLSGLKGDAFNTPRPFTTPIVLRIYGGDGYCHQKQLLAESPPVKDTVWKKYEFEFQPKSDMAYLELEVFYKTPVLYPYNGNMLLDHASHLTIIPCPQDSTAYKAYKKQKKDSQQIRTLATAPRKVPDNRGVADPPKAAANVPDKSKIMKDLSAEKVKLGQVVKIEQLFFDADSTNFRTESYPSLDEIYEFLIGNPRIHIEVGGHTNGQPSHEFCDKLSTERAKAVKNYLVGKGIAEKRISYRGYGKRQPIASNDTKEGRNKNQRVEIKIISI, encoded by the coding sequence TTGAGAAAGTTATTATTGGTGATATCGGGTCTATTACTAGCTCAGCTTTTTGTGTTGGCTCAGAGAGATACAACCACCATTTACCTAATCAATGGATCTTTTGAAGGGTCCCCCAGATGTTGTAGTACCCCGGATGGATGGATCGACTGTGGATTTAAAACAGAATCTCCTCCGGATGTCCAGCCAGCACCTCCCCCGGCTGAACCATTATTTGGTGTAACCAAAGATGCCTATCACGGACAGACATACCTAGGGATGGTCGCCCGGGAAAACGACACCTATGAAAGGGTATCTCAACATTTATCCGCACCCTTGCGGAAAGGGAGATGTTATGTTTTTTCAATTCATCTAATGAAATCCCCCATTTATCTAAGCGGTTTAAAAGGTGATGCTTTCAATACACCGCGACCTTTTACCACTCCCATCGTTCTAAGAATTTATGGCGGAGATGGTTATTGTCATCAAAAACAATTGTTGGCGGAGTCTCCTCCCGTCAAGGATACGGTTTGGAAAAAATATGAATTTGAGTTCCAGCCCAAATCCGACATGGCTTATCTGGAGTTGGAAGTTTTTTATAAGACTCCAGTTCTTTACCCATACAATGGAAATATGCTGCTGGACCACGCTTCCCATTTGACCATAATTCCTTGCCCTCAGGATTCAACTGCATACAAAGCCTACAAAAAGCAAAAAAAAGATTCACAGCAAATCAGAACCTTGGCGACCGCGCCCCGCAAAGTACCGGACAACCGCGGAGTCGCAGATCCACCCAAAGCTGCCGCCAATGTTCCGGACAAAAGCAAGATTATGAAAGACCTGAGCGCAGAAAAAGTAAAGCTGGGTCAGGTTGTCAAAATTGAACAGTTGTTTTTTGATGCAGACAGTACAAACTTCAGGACGGAATCGTACCCTTCACTGGATGAAATTTATGAATTTCTGATCGGGAATCCCAGAATCCATATCGAGGTAGGTGGCCATACCAACGGCCAACCTTCCCATGAGTTTTGCGACAAGCTATCCACAGAAAGAGCAAAAGCAGTCAAAAACTATCTCGTTGGTAAAGGAATTGCTGAAAAAAGAATCAGTTATAGAGGATATGGTAAGCGCCAGCCCATTGCTTCCAATGACACCAAGGAGGGTCGAAATAAAAACCAAAGGGTCGAAATTAAGATTATCAGTATTTAA
- a CDS encoding isoaspartyl peptidase/L-asparaginase has product MNKSITSIAIHGGAGTIPRGSLTAEKEKMYLEALRVALEAGNVILKSGGSSLDAVCRAVMELENCPLFNAGRGSVFTHDGKIEMDASIMDGSNLDAGAIAACTGIQNPVLLARLVMEKTDHVLLVGEGANRFAEEMNIPRWPDEYFHTEFRWKQLESIRHTGNTMLDHQEKEKKFGTVGAVALDQFGNLAAATSTGGMTNKKYGRIGDSPIIGAGTYANNSSCAISCTGSGEYFIKCSAAFQVHAAMKYGGLSLEEACHQVVHKELVAMGGDGGLIAIDSSGNICMPFNTEGMYRASIDVDGKMEVLIYS; this is encoded by the coding sequence ATGAATAAGTCCATAACATCGATCGCCATTCACGGAGGAGCGGGTACGATTCCGAGAGGAAGTCTGACCGCTGAAAAGGAAAAGATGTATTTGGAAGCGCTTAGGGTTGCGCTTGAGGCAGGTAATGTAATTTTAAAATCTGGAGGAAGTTCGCTGGATGCGGTATGCAGAGCGGTGATGGAATTGGAAAACTGTCCATTGTTTAACGCAGGTCGCGGATCAGTGTTTACCCACGATGGCAAGATCGAAATGGATGCTTCGATCATGGACGGATCCAATCTCGATGCAGGAGCGATCGCAGCTTGTACCGGTATACAGAATCCCGTATTGTTGGCACGCCTGGTCATGGAGAAAACAGATCATGTGTTGTTGGTGGGTGAAGGAGCCAACCGCTTTGCAGAAGAGATGAACATTCCGAGGTGGCCGGATGAATATTTTCACACTGAATTCAGATGGAAACAATTGGAATCCATTCGTCACACCGGCAATACCATGTTGGACCATCAGGAAAAAGAAAAAAAATTTGGCACGGTCGGCGCTGTTGCATTGGATCAATTTGGAAATCTAGCTGCAGCCACCTCCACGGGAGGTATGACCAATAAAAAATATGGCAGGATCGGAGATAGCCCAATCATTGGTGCTGGCACTTATGCCAACAATTCGAGCTGCGCGATTTCCTGCACCGGTTCCGGAGAATATTTTATCAAATGCAGTGCAGCTTTCCAGGTGCATGCTGCGATGAAGTATGGAGGCCTTTCGCTCGAAGAAGCCTGTCATCAGGTGGTCCACAAAGAATTGGTAGCGATGGGTGGTGACGGGGGATTAATCGCCATCGACTCTTCAGGAAATATCTGCATGCCCTTCAATACAGAAGGAATGTATCGCGCCAGCATTGATGTCGATGGAAAGATGGAAGTTTTGATCTATTCTTAG